One window of the Mycobacterium haemophilum DSM 44634 genome contains the following:
- a CDS encoding ATPase, whose product MSAVPGHNEPSVGGFRAHPRVATPPRPGETGPTQRLTGLGRETAQPTREQRTRRTVDLSLATHRALDLWQQQAADRLGVARVTGQEVFTALIEQLLTDPKLSAQVTRTIQARR is encoded by the coding sequence ATGAGTGCCGTACCCGGCCACAACGAACCCAGCGTCGGAGGGTTCCGCGCGCACCCGAGGGTCGCCACGCCACCCAGACCCGGAGAGACAGGACCGACCCAGCGCCTCACCGGTCTCGGACGAGAGACCGCTCAACCAACACGCGAGCAGCGAACACGACGAACTGTTGACCTCTCACTCGCGACACACCGAGCCCTCGACCTCTGGCAGCAACAAGCCGCCGACCGCCTCGGCGTCGCCCGCGTCACGGGACAAGAGGTCTTTACCGCACTGATCGAGCAACTCCTGACCGACCCCAAGCTCTCCGCCCAAGTCACGCGCACCATTCAGGCCCGCCGGTAA